From the Bacteroidales bacterium genome, the window AATAGTAATAAAAGTTGCCATTTTTTCTTTATTCAGTTTTTATATTAATAATCAATTTCTCTAAAAATCTAATTTGGTCTGCAAAGTAAATATTTTTTTCTGGATTTTTCAAACTTATCTCCTTAATAATTTCCAAAGCACGTTCATATTTGCGTTGTTTTATATATATGTGTGCCAAACTTTCAGTTAAAAACTCCTCTTCAATAGGTCTGTTATACTCCTCTTCATTCAAATTGTCAATAATCTCCTCTTCTGTTGAATCTTCCCTTTCTGGTTTACTAAACACTCCACTCTCAACGGCGCTAAGGAATGAATTTATTGAGTCAATTTGTTTGTCATCCTCATCAATAGGTTCCTCTTCGGTAAATGTAAAGTAGTCCGAACTATAACCTTCGCTTTTTAAAATATCATCTAATGAAGACTCTTCAATACCACTCGATTCTAAGAAGTTGTCAATAGTAGAAAAATTGTCATCTTTCTTCTCTTTTAACTCTGTCGTAGCAATCTTCTCAACTTTTTCAGTTTCAGAATCTGTATTACGCATAAATGCTGCTAATTTCTTTAATTCTTTCGAAAGCATAGCAATATTCTCTCCGGGCTTATCCATAGCCGAGAGAAGATTCTTGCGTTTGTATCCGTCGGAATTTCTGTTTTTTTTGCTCTTAGCAGAATTCATCTTTTTTACCAGTTTGCAACAGTGGCATTAAAAATAAGTTCAGCGAGTTCAGCGGTTATCTCACTTATAAGTTCATCTTGAACCTCAGTCAATAATCTTGAACTATCAAAATCTCTGTAAGCACTAAAAGTATCATCAATGCTAAATTGAGGATTTTTAGTGTCGGTATATTTAACTCTTACTCTAATAGTCAATCTTGTTTGTGATGCGTATGCGTCACTTTTAACAGCCTGAGGAGTAATGTCGTATCCGGTAATCTCACCCTCAACCTGTAAATCTCCATTTGTCCTAACCAAGTTTAGGCGTGTCTGTCTTACATATATATCCTCCAATGCTAAGTTGAATGCTTGTGCAAGAGGCGGATAAACCAATGCGGCCCTAATAGGGAAATTAGCAATAGAGATTGTTTTGGTAGTATTGTAATCTATTGATGCCCCATTGAATTTATATGAGATGGTACAACCACAAAGCATTACAATGGCAACAATAAAAGTTGAGATATATTTAGCTATCCTTTTCATTGTCCAAATTGTATTCTTTAATCTTTCTATATAAAGTTCTTTCTGAAATCTTTAACTCTTCAGCACATTTTTTACGTTTGCCATTATTCTTTTCAAGAGATCTTTTTATCATCTCCTTTTCGGCTTCTTCAAGAGTCATTGAGGTATCCTCTATATTCTCAATATTTATAGTCTCAAAATTGTCATAACAATCTTTGCGTGATTCTATATAAGGGGTGTGTTGTATATCTTCCGCAACATCCTCTCTAAAGTCCTTTTGTGGTAATTTGTGAAGAATATTCTTTTGAGAATTATTCATTTGAGATTTTATTTCATCAATCTCTTTTCTCATCTCTAAAATAATTTTATATAGCATTTCTCTCTCTCCGTCCATAAAAGCATTACCTTCTTTTTTATTTATGGCGGGGAGATTGGGCCCTTCATAAACAGGAAGATATGATTGTAGAACTTTCGCAGATACCTCACGAGAAGTTTCTAAGATAGAGATTTGCTCTGTAATATTTCTGAGTTGTCTGATATTGCCAGGCCATCTATATGATAATAATAAATTCCTTGCTTCGGGTGAAAGGGTAATTGATGGCATTTTATATCCTTCTGCAAAATCAGAACTGAATTTTCTGAATAGTAATAAAATATCGTCAACCCTCTCTCTAAGAGGAGGAAGCTCAATTTGAATAGTATTCAGTCTGTAAAATAAATCTTCTCTAAATTTACCCTCTTGAATAGCCTTGGTCATATTCATGTTGGTTGCGGCAACAATCCTAACGTCCGTTTTTTGAACAATAGAAGAACCAACTTTTATAAACTCTCCATTTTCAAGAACTCTTAAAAGGCGAGCTTGAGTAGTCAAAGGAAGTTCTCCAACTTCATCTAAGAATATTGTGCCGCCATCACCTTCTTCAAAATAACCTTTTCTATCGCTAAGGGCACCGGTAAATGCGCCTTTTTCGTGACCGAAAAGTTCTGAGTCTATTGTCCCTTCGGGGATCGCACCGCAGTTGACTGCAATATATTTTTTGTGTTTTCTTGCACTACATTCGTGAATGATCTTTGGAAAGAACTCTTTTCCGGTTCCGCTTTCACCTGTAATAAGAACAGAAATATCAAATCGGGCAACTTGTATTGCACGACTTATAGCCCTAATTAAAGAGGGAGAGTTTCCTATAATATTAAACCTTTGTTTAATGCTATTAATATCTGGTTGGAAGTCCATAGTAATCTCTGTATTAATATGCAAAAATAATAATAAATAATCAATGCTAAAAATAAAATTACACAAAACTCTTATAATATGCCATAAAGATAACAATTTTTTGGAAATGTATTATTGAATAATAGTGTATATGTTTATTTTATTTGTGCTTTAAAGCGATTTTTTTTGTAATATTTTCTGAAATCATAAGATAGTGAATTTTAAGTAAATATTTGTTTAAAATACTCTTGCAGTATTAAAAAAAATGTAGTACCTTTGCCCTTGCGTTTTGTGTTATGAAAAATAAAATACAAAACCTTAAAAATAAAGATAATAACAGATATGAAAATAGACTCAAAAAGGAGTGTTCGCTCATTGTTTAAACTATTAAAAAATAGTAGAGGAACTATCCTTGTACTAATAATAACCTTAATGCCATTTGCAGGTAGTGCTCAAAAGATAGCAGTAAAGACAAATCTATTGGAGTGGGCAACAATATCTCCAAATATCTCGGCAGAGTTTGTTGTTTCTCCTACAATGTCGCTCGACTTAACAGCTTCATTCAATGAATGGACTCCATATAAAAATGCAAAATTTGATCATTTCAGAATTCAACCGGAGTTGAGATATTGGTTTCAACGTCCTATGGCTCAGCACTTCTTAGGATTTACACTAATGTATGTAGACTATGAATTGTTGCATAAAGGAGAGTATCACGATGGACAAGGTATAGGTGGAGGATTTACCTATGGATATGATTTTGTGTTGAGTAAAAGATGGAATTTAGAATTAACAGCAGGTATAGGAGCTTTATATCGTTTCGAAAAGAAATACGAAGAAGGGGCAACCATACCCTCAGGTAATAATGCTAATAGATGGTGTTTAGTTCCCATAAAATTAGGAGTTACACTATCTTATGTAATTTTCTAAAATACATAAAGCGCTAGAAGATGAACAAGATAATAAAAATATTTTTCTTGCTGGTGACATTGATTATAATGACACCAATAGAATTGTATGCACAAAATATACGTGTGTCAGGAGTAGTTCGTGGCAACAATGGAGAGCGAGTAGCAGGAGTTTCCATAACTGACCTTGGGCGTCAAAGAGTATTAGGAATAACCGATGAAGATGGTAAATATTCGATAGTGTTAGCACCCAATGCAACAATATCGTTTACCTGTATGGGATATTCTGAGAAAAAAGAGAAAGTAAAAGGTAGAGTAACAATAGATGTCGAGTTGCAATCTACTGCAAAAGAGATGGATGAAATTACCGTAACAGCAAGTTTAGTAGGTAATGTGGTATTTGAACCATCCGAGATTGAAATTGTAGGAAACTATTTTCACCTAAGAACACGTTTTAAAGTGCCCAAAGAGATAATGGCGTTGGACCATCGTTTGGTAGTACAACCTACAATATATAATGTAACACGAAACAGCACAATGTTTCTACGTCCTGTTGTATCAGACGGAAGAGAGTATCTTTTGACACAGGAACGTATGTATGGCTTTGATATAACAAGAGACACATTGTCTCCATATATTCAAAAAAGTGAAATGTCTCGACAAGGCGAGATAATAGCATATCACGATTCAGTATATATTGAGAATAACCGAGATGATTATCGTTCTGATGTATTCTTGTCGGTAGAAGATTACCACAAGATTATACGAGTTGATACAATGGTAATAGCAAAAGGAACAGTAAACCCGTTACGTTTCTTTGATTATAACATTCCGGCACAAGATTTAACAGACTCAATATATATACCAAAACCAGAGCTGGCATTACGCAGTGACAAAGGAGAAGTACACTTAACATATCTTCCCGGTAAATCAGATATTGATGAAAAAAATCCAAATAACCTACAAGAACTTAAAAAGTTAGAAGACAGAATCAAATACTTGGAGCAAGATCCGGATGCAAAATTGCAGTCTATGTCGATATTTGGAATATCTTCACCAGAAGGAAATTATGCTAAAAACGTTGAATTGGCAGATTTGCGTATGCGTTCAGCCCGAAATAAGATATTGTCTTATATAAGTCCTGCAACAAAAGAGTTCTTGAAAGTAGAATCTCAATCAAAGGTAGAAAATTGGTTACCAGTAGTAGAGATGTTGAAACAAGACTCATTAATTGAAAAAGCAAATGAGGTACAAGCAATAATTGACAAATACCCCACAAGTCTGAATTCACAATTCAATAAAATTAAGAAACTATCATATTATCGTTCAATAATAGTACCATATCTAGCAAAACTAAGAAGAGTGGAGTATGATTTTGGATATTCACTATATCGTATATTAAAAGATGAAGAGATTGCTGAAATGTATCAGCAAAACTACACACAATTATCTCGTTACGACTTTTACAGAATGTTCCAAATGGCAAAGGACGATGTAGAGAAAGAGACATTGTATTCACAGGCAATATCGGTATATCCCAAATTTATGTTGGCTGCAAATAACTTAGCTGCCCTGTATATACGTCAGGGACGTTCAAATATTGATATTCTAAAACCATTTATTAAAGGTGATAATATACCGGAAGAGGTATTAACAAATCAAATTATAGCTACCTTAGATAAATGGCAATATTCAACAGCCGATTCGTTGGCATCACTAATGCCACAATCAGAGACTGCTGAATATGTAAAATCAATTACACGTTTAATGAACGGAAACTACCAAGAGGCATTATCTCAATTCGAAGGAGAAGGCGGACTTAATGAGGTGTTGATATTATTAGCAATGAAGCGTAACGATGAAGCATGGGAGAAGGCGCAAGAACTACCTGATGATTCGGCACGAGTATTATATGTAAAAGCAATAATAGCCAATCGTTTGGATATGGTTGTTGAGGCTATTGATTATATCGAAACAGCATTAGATATGGATCCCTCGTTAAGAGAGATTGCAGAGATTGATGCAGATGTTAAAGATTTGTTATAGAGTGGAAATGAAACAGGTACAGATATATAATAAGATAGGAGTTATACGAAATCTACTCATAATAATGATAATGATGACAATCTTCTCATCAGAATCATTAGCACAATTGAATGCGTTAGATTATCGTTTGCAAAAACGTCCAAGGCTAGAGAAATTTGATAATCCCAAATTTAAAGACCACACATTTATGAGTGTGGCAGCGGGAGCGCAATTTAACTTCTTGAACGGGCAACATGGAACCGAAGTTGGTCCGGTGATGCGTTATTATGTAGGAAAATGGTTTACTCCTGTAATAGGAGCAAGATTTGGTATTGATATGTCATATCTCTATGACAGAGGAACCGAAACTTTTGGAATCTTTGGTTTTAATGCCGACTATTTAGCAAATATCAGTGCATTTGTACGAGGATACAATCCTGACCGACTATTTGAGTTTTATGGAATTGCGGGATTAACATACAAGCGTTCATATCAATACGGAAACGGAAACAATCTGTTTGGAGGAGTATTAGGATTTCAAGGAAACTTTACGCTAACGCCGTTGATTGATTTATATATTGAGCCAAAGGTAACATTGGCAAATGATTCATATAACGACAGAGAAAAAGACCTTGAACGTAAGTTTGACTTAATGCCTGAAGTAACAGTCGGAGTAACATATAAGATGGTACCCGATGAAAAACGTAAAACAACCGATTTTACAAACTCAGGATTTAAGAATAATCTATTCTTTACAACAGCATTTGGAGTACAACGAGTAACCACCCGATTAATGGATTTAAAAGGTCGTAACTATGCTGGATTTAGTGGAATGTTAGGATTTGGAGGATGGTTTAATCAAGTACAAGGTTTAAGACTATCAGCTTTGGCAGGATTTGCTCCCTATATCCCTGATAATGGAGTAACAACTGAAAATGTGTTGATAAACGGTGTCGGAAGAGCAGATTACTTAGTAAATTATAGTAATCTGTTTGGAGGATACAACGAAAAACGTATTTTCAAGTTAATAGGAACATTTGGTGTTGAGTTGGCAGCAACCAAATATGTAGATTCAGGATGGAAGGTAGCAGGAGGTTTAGGTATTGGATTGCAAGGAGCATTCCGAGTATCGCCAACAGTCGACCTTTTCATGGAACCCAGAATGTCGTTCTACAATAAAACATACACACATGCACAAAACAATCGTTTTGATGGAGTGGCATCAATGCTATTTGGTGTAACTTACCACAGTAGCGATAATGAGTACAAAAAAGACAATGACATATTTGCTCACAAGTCAAAAACAGATCATATGTTTGTATCTGCATCAGCAGGTATGGGAGGAACAATTGAGAGATTCCCTCAAGACCTATCTGGAGGAGATGCAATAGCATATCGTTTCAATATAGGAATAGGTAAATGGTTTACAAAAAATTCGGGATTGCAAGTAACCGGAGGAGCGTTGTTGTTTGGTACACGCAGTCCATATAGTTTAACAAACGATCCTTATAGAGCAAGAACTTTAACATTGGGTGTTGACTATTTGTTGAATATGACAAATGTTGTTGCAGGTTATCGCGAAGACAGACTCTTTGAGGTAATAGGAGGAGCAGGAGTTTCTGCAATATATCACCACTCATCGTTCTATCCAGCATTACAAGCATTCTTCAGAGGAAACTTCAATTTGATGAAGAATTGGAGTGTATATGTAGAGCCACATGCAATGTGGTCGCCAACACGAGGAGTATTTACCAATACAATAGTAACACGCAAGTCAATAGTAATGACAGCCAACGTAGGTACAACATATACATTAAAAGGATATGAAGCAGCTTCGTATGACCAGTTCTTAGCAAGTGAAGGTAAACGCCTTTTCTTCTCAATAGGAGCAGGAGCATCAGGAAATCTTGATAACCGTCTATTTGATAATGCTAAATTCCGTGTAGGACCAATGGGACGCTTATCAGTAGGATGCTGGGAATCTCCAGTATTGGGATGGAGAGTAAGTGCAATGGCTGAGAAGGTGAATGGCAAAACAAACGAAAAAGATATCTCACATGCAGGATTAGAGGCCGATGTAATGTTCTCATTAATGAATGCAGCATTGGGCTATAAACCATATCGTTTATTTGATTTGAATGTAATAGCAGGAGTTCACACCGGATTCTCAATTGTAAATCATAACAAACGATTTATCCCAGGCTTCAAAGGAAGTGTTCAAGGAGTATTCAATGTAACCCCCAAAATAGGAATATATGTTGAGCCTCAGGTAGCAGTATATTTGAATAAGTTTGACGGAGAAAACAAACAAAAAACAAATGTGGCACTATTGGCAGGATTAACATATACAATGAATAAAGCCGACAGAGGTAAAACTGCAACTTCCGAGATGGAAGATAAAAACTTTATCTCAATGTACGGAGGTTTAGGATTATACGGAAATACATTAATGTCTAAGTTTACTGGTAAATTTGCTGATAAGATGACATACTCTGGAGGTATATCATACGGACGTTGGA encodes:
- a CDS encoding carboxypeptidase-like regulatory domain-containing protein, which gives rise to MNKIIKIFFLLVTLIIMTPIELYAQNIRVSGVVRGNNGERVAGVSITDLGRQRVLGITDEDGKYSIVLAPNATISFTCMGYSEKKEKVKGRVTIDVELQSTAKEMDEITVTASLVGNVVFEPSEIEIVGNYFHLRTRFKVPKEIMALDHRLVVQPTIYNVTRNSTMFLRPVVSDGREYLLTQERMYGFDITRDTLSPYIQKSEMSRQGEIIAYHDSVYIENNRDDYRSDVFLSVEDYHKIIRVDTMVIAKGTVNPLRFFDYNIPAQDLTDSIYIPKPELALRSDKGEVHLTYLPGKSDIDEKNPNNLQELKKLEDRIKYLEQDPDAKLQSMSIFGISSPEGNYAKNVELADLRMRSARNKILSYISPATKEFLKVESQSKVENWLPVVEMLKQDSLIEKANEVQAIIDKYPTSLNSQFNKIKKLSYYRSIIVPYLAKLRRVEYDFGYSLYRILKDEEIAEMYQQNYTQLSRYDFYRMFQMAKDDVEKETLYSQAISVYPKFMLAANNLAALYIRQGRSNIDILKPFIKGDNIPEEVLTNQIIATLDKWQYSTADSLASLMPQSETAEYVKSITRLMNGNYQEALSQFEGEGGLNEVLILLAMKRNDEAWEKAQELPDDSARVLYVKAIIANRLDMVVEAIDYIETALDMDPSLREIAEIDADVKDLL
- a CDS encoding DUF3575 domain-containing protein, with product MKIDSKRSVRSLFKLLKNSRGTILVLIITLMPFAGSAQKIAVKTNLLEWATISPNISAEFVVSPTMSLDLTASFNEWTPYKNAKFDHFRIQPELRYWFQRPMAQHFLGFTLMYVDYELLHKGEYHDGQGIGGGFTYGYDFVLSKRWNLELTAGIGALYRFEKKYEEGATIPSGNNANRWCLVPIKLGVTLSYVIF
- a CDS encoding sigma 54-interacting transcriptional regulator; translated protein: MDFQPDINSIKQRFNIIGNSPSLIRAISRAIQVARFDISVLITGESGTGKEFFPKIIHECSARKHKKYIAVNCGAIPEGTIDSELFGHEKGAFTGALSDRKGYFEEGDGGTIFLDEVGELPLTTQARLLRVLENGEFIKVGSSIVQKTDVRIVAATNMNMTKAIQEGKFREDLFYRLNTIQIELPPLRERVDDILLLFRKFSSDFAEGYKMPSITLSPEARNLLLSYRWPGNIRQLRNITEQISILETSREVSAKVLQSYLPVYEGPNLPAINKKEGNAFMDGEREMLYKIILEMRKEIDEIKSQMNNSQKNILHKLPQKDFREDVAEDIQHTPYIESRKDCYDNFETINIENIEDTSMTLEEAEKEMIKRSLEKNNGKRKKCAEELKISERTLYRKIKEYNLDNEKDS